The DNA segment TACTCTTGGAGTGCTTCGATGATGATCTCAGTCCTGTTCTTGTGGGTAACCTCTGCCGCGACATCGGCTTTCTCTACAAGGTTCTCGGGGAGCCGGAAGTTGACTCGTGTGCTTCCCATGTTTAGGCACCTCTTGTATGTACATTGTACGTACGGGATTATAAATATTGAGTCGAATTATTCAATCAGACCGAGTGAACGCTCAGGACAGCTGAACTCCCGAAAGCCGGTCTGGTGTTACTGAAGGGTGTCATAGAAATCCTCTCACACCTAGTGGTCGTGTTTCCTGGATCGGTTCCGTCGGGTCGAACGCGTTGAATCATTCGAGAAATTCGACGAAGAGATGCTCAATCCTCTTGTAGCGTCGCTGAAAACATACCACCTCAACGTTCATCCTGCTCTTTGGTGTGCGGACTGTTATCTGGTACCCTCAGTTACTTTATATTCTGTATCGATATCGAAGTTGTGACGAGAGAGGTAATCAATCCCGACGGACTCATCGACTCGACAGGCATCGGTTACAACCAGGCCGTCGTCGCCGACGGTACCTTCTATATGTCCGGCCAGGTCGGCTGGGATGAGAAATTTCAACTGGCGGGTGACGACATCCAGTCTCAGACGAAGAAGGCGTTCGAGAACGTCGAGACGTTGCTGGCGGAGGTCGACCGATCACTCGACGACGTCGCCAAGGTCACCGCCCACATCGTCGACTCCCACAAGAACAGGGATGGGTTCTTTGAAGTTTGGAACGAGGTGTACGATGGAGAGTCCTACCCGTGTCTGACGGTTCTCGGTCCCGAACAACTTGCTCAGGAGGATTTTCTCGTCGAGATCGAGGTAGAGGTTCCACTGTAGGGAGAACCCAGGAACGCCCCACTCGACAAGACCGAGAGCCCGGCGAGAGCACGACCAGTCAGTGGCTACTGAATTCTAGAGAACTTTGCGATACGACCTAAGAATTTGTCTCTGCAATGAAGCA comes from the Haloarchaeobius salinus genome and includes:
- a CDS encoding RidA family protein — its product is MTREVINPDGLIDSTGIGYNQAVVADGTFYMSGQVGWDEKFQLAGDDIQSQTKKAFENVETLLAEVDRSLDDVAKVTAHIVDSHKNRDGFFEVWNEVYDGESYPCLTVLGPEQLAQEDFLVEIEVEVPL